A single Brassica rapa cultivar Chiifu-401-42 chromosome A04, CAAS_Brap_v3.01, whole genome shotgun sequence DNA region contains:
- the LOC103863918 gene encoding protein PTST, chloroplastic — MLLPATQKYFNLLSRVLFVFFTRPSVSPNQFITRLFCYNMKHFCTIQGCVPRMEFGFLRHCLEQNLTLSWNLKASSLATTSYLQRLPLSMVASSRNHYYKNSLLLKRYLVRVGSSTEEEHSLSQDSLDDSVSRPLTSDELKSLLIDNQRSKLVKKLSEANQHNRFLKRQLKTQEDEITNIKSELAIMELEVQALVNLAEEIANLGIPQGSRKISGKYIQSHLLSRLDAVHNKLKEQIKDVEAAQSKEVNVFWIGMAESVQVMGSFDGWSQPEDLSPEYTASFTKFSTTLVLRPGRYEMKFLVDGEWQISREFPTSGEGMLENNVLVVE, encoded by the exons ATGTTGCTGCCAGCCACacagaaatattttaatttactttCTCGAGTTTTGTTCGTCTTCTTCACTCGTCCATCAGTCTCTCCAAATCAGTTTATCACTCGCCTTTTCTGCTACAATATGAAGCACTTCTGTACAATTCAAG GTTGTGTACCCAGAATGGAATTTGGATTTTTAAG ACATTGTCTTGAGCAAAATCTCACTCTTTCATGGAACTTAAAGGCATCAAGTTTGGCCACAACTTCATATCTCCAGAGACTTCCTTTATCTATGGTAGCTTCTTCACGAAATCATTACTACAAGAACAGTTTGCTCTTGAAGAGATATTTAGTCCGTGTCGGCAGCAGCACTGAGGAGGAACACTCATTGTCACAAGATTCACTCGATGACTCTGTTTCTAGACCTCTCACTAGTGACGAG TTGAAGTCGTTGCTCATCGATAACCAGAGATCGAAGCTTGTTAAGAAGTTGAGTGAAGCTAATCAACATAACCGCTTCCTCAAGCGTCAG CTTAAAACACAGGAGGACGAGATAACTAACATCAAAAGTGAGCTTGCAATCATGGAGCTCGAAGTTCAG GCTCTGGTCAACTTGGCAGAAGAAATAGCAAATCTTGGTATTCCACAAGGGTCTAGAAAGATTAGCGGAAAGTACATTCAATCACACCTTCTCTCTCGTTTAGAtg CTGTTCATAATAAGCTGAAGGAACAAATAAAAGACGTGGAAGCTGCACAATCCAAGGAAGTTAATGTCTTCTGGATTGGTATGGCAGAG AGTGTACAAGTAATGGGATCTTTCGATGGATGGAGCCAACCTGAGGATCTATCACCCGAGTACACAGCTTCTTTTACTAAATTTTCCACCACATTAGTCCTTCGTCCTGGGCG GTATGAGATGAAGTTCTTAGTGGATGGAGAATGGCAGATCTCACGTGAGTTTCCTACTTCCGGAGAAGGAATGTTGGAGAACAATGTTCTAGTGGTGGAATAG
- the LOC103863916 gene encoding uncharacterized protein LOC103863916 yields MTCKQKLPHYMSSLKKILISSLLFLQNLISPHHACFTLIISLLKPIFILFSSASRGSPVGTDISKFRFLSELEGSDEAKMIEEEEEGISELSKLVFKFEFQTETFEKLSRGGYRSLSGSGESESSSLSCSPAEKKYESPSLTKNLTFVVENPKSATFRVQDCLKTPEKTEDYGESNILSTSPAVSTAAKKYESPSLVKNLSFVVENPKSATFRIEECLKNREKTEDFSGGSGESLSRVLGSSSTSPVIPTADSKYGSPSPAKNLIYVLENPKAATFTVEKTEDHSVSSTVGKKENSEILRFLTEEDFMESDSDFVDSSQTFTSNEDGFLSDSDFGETSPPEEKGQNRKTANSSGSSSDSEEEEDEEGFESLWEHQNLIEQLKMEMKKVKAIGGLQTILEEEEEDDCPKIMEELKPWRIEDEKRSKHVDTIGEVHKFHRSYRERMRKLDILSFQKSFALGLLQSTNPSTVGSSPSQASFSSVFNLRLWKLKKPETEPLVQFRKETHGELENVYVGHMCLSWEILHWQYEKAIKLLESDVYGSRRYNEVAGEFQQFQVLLQRFLENEPFEEPRVQHYIKKRRVLRNLLQVPVIREDGSKDKRKEKRRDYEESDDGAIKSEQLVEIMEETIRLFWRFVRFDKLTSSIHDHKSRTKSQIEPDHEENSEDLELFADVKAELQNKEKRLKDVLKSERCIIRRFKKHKEEDSTEEQVLHFFSQVDMKLVTRVLNMSKLTKDHLVWCHNKLTKISFVNRRLHLDPSFCLFPC; encoded by the exons ATGACTTGTAAACAAAAGTTACCCCACTATATGTCTTCTCTTAAGAAAATTCTGATCAGTTCCCTTTTGTTTTTACAGAACTTGATCTCACCACATCATGCTTGTTTCACCCTTATCATCTCTTTGCTCAAACCAATATTCATCTTATTCTCCAG TGCTTCAAGAGGTTCACCTGTTGGAACCGACATATCAAAGTTTCGGTTCTTGTCAGAACTTGAAGGATCAGACGAAGCGAAGAtgatcgaagaagaagaagaagggatcAGTGAACTGTCGAAATTGGTTTTCAAATTCGAGTTTCAGACGGAAACTTTCGAGAAGTTAAGCAGAGGAGGTTACAGATCGTTAAGTGGTTCCGGTGAGAGCGAGAGCAGTTCCTTGTCCTGTTCTCCGGCGGAGAAGAAGTATGAGTCTCCGTCTCTGACAAAGAATCTCACTTTCGTCGTCGAAAACCCAAAGTCGGCGACTTTTAGGGTTCAAGATTGTTTAAAGACCCCGGAAAAAACAGAGGACTACGGTGAGAGCAATATTTTGTCTACTTCTCCGGCGGTTTCCACGGCGGCGAAGAAATACGAGTCTCCGTCTCTGGTGAAGAATCTCAGTTTCGTTGTGGAAAACCCAAAGTCGGCGACTTTTAGGATTGAAGAGTGTTTGAAGAACCGAGAAAAAACAGAGGATTTCTCCGGCGGTTCCGGTGAGAGTTTGAGCAGGGTTTTAGGCTCTTCTTCTACTTCTCCGGTCATTCCAACGGCGGATAGTAAGTACGGATCACCATCTCCGGCGAAGAATCTCATTTACGTTCTCGAAAACCCAAAGGCGGCGACATTCACGGTTGAAAAAACAGAGGATCACTCTGTTTCTTCCACCGTTGGCAAGAAAGAGAACTCCGAGATACTCCGATTCTTAACCGAGGAAGATTTTATGGAATCGGATTCTGATTTCGTTGACTCGAGTCAAACATTCACAAGCAACGAAGATGGGTTTTTGTCAGATTCCGACTTCGGCGAAACATCACCACCCGAGGAGAAAGGGCAAAATCGTAAAACCGCCAATTCTTCAGGTTCTAGTTCTGACTCGGAGGAAGAAGAGGACGAAGAAGGGTTCGAGAGTTTATGGGAGCATCAAAATTTGATAGAGCAACTCAAGATGGAGATGAAGAAAGTCAAAGCGATTGGTGGGCTTCAGACAATtcttgaagaggaagaagaagatgattgtCCTAAGATCATGGAGGAGTTAAAGCCATGGAGGATCGAAGACGAGAAGAGGTCTAAACATGTTGATACCATTGGAGAAGTTCATAAGTTCCATCGAAGCTACAGAGAAAGAATGAGAAAACTCGATATCTTGAGTTTTCAAAAGTCCTTTGCCCTTG GGCTTCTTCAATCAACGAACCCCTCGACCGTTGGATCTTCTCCCTCCCAGGCGTCGTTTTCATCAGTTTTCAATCTCCGGTTATGGAAACTGAAGAAACCGGAAACCGAACCATTGGTTCAATTCAGAAAAGAGACTCATGGAGAATTAGAGAACGTATACGTTGGTCACATGTGTTTGTCGTGGGAAATTCTTCACTGGCAATACGAGAAGGCCATTAAATTGCTGGAATCCGACGTGTACGGTTCTCGTCGGTACAACGAAGTCGCCGGAGAGTTTCAACAGTTTCAGGTTTTGCTTCAGAGGTTTCTTGAAAACGAGCCGTTTGAAGAGCCTAGAGTGCAACACTACATCAAGAAACGTCGTGTTCTTCGTAACCTACTTCAAGTCCCGGTTATTCGAG AAGATGGAAGCAAGGACAAGAGGAAGGAAAAAAGAAGAGATTACGAGGAAAGTGATGACGGTGCGATTAAAAGTGAACAACTTGTGGAGATTATGGAGGAAACCATTCGTTTATTCTGGCGGTTTGTACGTTTTGATAAGTTAACTAGCTCCATTCATGATCATAAATCTAGAACCAAGTCACAGATAGAGCCAGATCATGAAGAAAACTCAGAAGATCTAGAGTTGTTCGCAGATGTTAAAGCAGAGCTTCAAAAT AAGGAGAAAAGGTTGAAAGATGTGTTGAAGAGCGAGAGATGTATCATAAGAAGATTCAAAAAGCATAAGGAAGAGGATTCAACAGAAGAACAAGTGCTTCATTTCTTCTCACAAGTGGACATGAAACTTGTGACAAGGGTGTTGAACATGTCCAAGCTGACCAAGGATCACTTGGTTTGGTGTCATAATAAGTTGACCAAGATTAGCTTTGTAAATAGAAGGTTACATTTGGATCCTTCCTTTTGTCTCTTCCCTTGTTGA